From a single Adhaeribacter swui genomic region:
- a CDS encoding dihydrofolate reductase family protein: MRKVILDLATTLDGYIEGSNGEIDWCIMDDDMEFENFLNSIDTIFYGRVSYDLWGNYQPDSSASPSEKAIWQAVHAKEKYVFSSHFRDDANATFITSDLAEKVAEIKNSTGKDIWLYGGAQLITTFNNLGLIDLYRIAVHPTVLGSGKPLFQNLKNRLNLKLVDTKVFRSGVVQLIYEPITSF, encoded by the coding sequence ATGCGCAAAGTAATTTTGGATTTAGCCACCACCCTGGATGGCTACATTGAAGGGAGTAACGGCGAAATTGATTGGTGTATCATGGACGATGATATGGAATTTGAAAATTTTTTAAATTCCATTGACACTATTTTCTACGGCCGGGTTAGTTACGATTTGTGGGGAAACTACCAGCCCGATTCTTCGGCCAGCCCTTCCGAAAAAGCAATCTGGCAAGCGGTTCATGCCAAAGAAAAATACGTATTTTCGAGCCATTTCCGGGATGATGCAAACGCCACTTTTATTACCTCCGACTTAGCGGAAAAAGTAGCCGAAATTAAAAACAGCACCGGAAAAGATATATGGTTGTACGGCGGTGCGCAACTCATCACTACATTCAATAATCTGGGCCTGATTGACCTTTACCGGATTGCGGTACATCCCACGGTACTGGGTTCCGGTAAACCTTTATTTCAAAATTTAAAAAACCGGCTAAACCTAAAATTAGTCGATACCAAAGTTTTTCGATCTGGAGTAGTTCAACTGATTTACGAGCCTATTACAAGCTTTTAA